From Phenylobacterium montanum, the proteins below share one genomic window:
- a CDS encoding MerR family transcriptional regulator, translating to MSIKALKVYERRGMVRPRRALNGYRVYGPAELGQVRQIVALKALGLTLAQIAQLLTGPAEPLWAALEDHHAELCEERRRLDRAIALVDAARAAMRGGKAPRPEDIAALAARAPPKGPRWHERLNAFYAAHLDDAQWKVVETRSLGLWAALIAELKALCAADADPASAEAQRLFRRWVAAAHASAGGDPEIVERCSAAWTAAASDPDLGPNLPIGEPELVYLGRLHEAKERLQCRD from the coding sequence GTGAGCATCAAGGCGTTGAAGGTCTATGAACGGCGCGGAATGGTGCGGCCTCGCCGCGCGCTCAACGGCTATCGGGTCTATGGACCTGCGGAGCTCGGCCAGGTCCGACAGATCGTCGCTCTGAAGGCGCTCGGTCTGACGCTCGCTCAGATCGCCCAGCTCCTTACGGGGCCGGCCGAGCCGCTCTGGGCGGCGCTGGAAGACCACCATGCCGAGCTGTGCGAAGAGCGGCGCAGGCTCGATCGGGCGATCGCCTTGGTGGACGCCGCGCGAGCGGCGATGCGAGGAGGCAAGGCGCCGCGTCCGGAGGACATCGCCGCCCTCGCGGCGCGAGCCCCGCCGAAGGGGCCGCGTTGGCACGAGCGCCTGAACGCCTTCTACGCGGCGCATCTGGACGACGCCCAGTGGAAGGTGGTCGAAACCCGCAGCCTCGGCCTCTGGGCCGCGCTGATCGCCGAGTTGAAGGCGTTGTGCGCCGCCGACGCCGATCCGGCGTCGGCCGAGGCTCAGCGCCTGTTCCGCCGATGGGTGGCGGCGGCCCACGCCTCGGCGGGCGGCGATCCCGAGATCGTCGAAAGGTGCAGCGCCGCCTGGACGGCCGCCGCCTCCGATCCCGACCTTGGTCCAAACCTGCCGATCGGCGAGCCCGAACTCGTCTATCTCGGCCGCCTGCACGAGGCCAAGGAACGGTTACAGTGTCGGGACTGA
- a CDS encoding GlcG/HbpS family heme-binding protein → MRTKSSLELAEAEAMAAGCRRTAKRLGARVAIAVVDDSGALIHFQRLDGARAHTVDLAIRKAKTASMLGVPTRALELLAKQGSLQSGEALALAGGVSVIVDGDCAGAIGVSGAATDIDDEIANAGLAAFSAVEHPRSSGA, encoded by the coding sequence ATGCGGACCAAATCCTCACTGGAACTCGCCGAAGCCGAGGCCATGGCCGCGGGATGCCGGCGGACTGCGAAGCGGCTCGGCGCACGCGTGGCCATCGCAGTCGTCGATGATTCAGGCGCCCTAATCCACTTCCAACGCCTGGACGGCGCGCGGGCGCACACGGTCGATCTCGCGATCCGTAAAGCAAAGACAGCTTCAATGCTCGGCGTGCCGACCCGGGCGCTCGAACTCTTAGCGAAGCAAGGAAGCTTGCAATCCGGCGAGGCGCTGGCCCTCGCGGGAGGGGTTTCCGTGATCGTCGACGGCGACTGCGCCGGCGCGATCGGCGTTTCGGGCGCCGCGACGGACATCGATGATGAAATCGCAAACGCCGGGCTTGCCGCGTTCTCGGCCGTTGAGCACCCGCGTTCTTCAGGGGCGTGA